Proteins found in one Actinokineospora alba genomic segment:
- a CDS encoding metal ABC transporter solute-binding protein, Zn/Mn family, translated as MTFSPSRSVTVVAGLAALALVGVSACSTTTNPPAAEQGKVSVVTSTEVWASVVRAVGGDLVSVRSIISGSTGDPHGYEAKPADAAAFKDAKLALSNGGGYDDFFAGLASNAGGDLRKIVAVELQHKDEHAPSETQPAETKPAETKPVETKSAEGEHDHANEHVWYDFETVHGVAEKLAAELGAIAPEHKDKFTANATAFGGKLEELEKKAEAIGAAKPGTKVAATEPVAGLLLAHAGLTDATPEAFVEAVEEETDPPAAAIAETEALVTGKQVAALIYNEQTETPVTKSIKDKATAAGIPIVTMTESLPEGVTDYLDWMTKQVDSLAGALAKA; from the coding sequence ATGACCTTCTCTCCCTCACGGTCCGTCACGGTCGTGGCCGGGCTGGCGGCACTCGCCCTCGTGGGCGTGTCGGCCTGCTCGACGACCACCAACCCGCCCGCCGCTGAGCAGGGCAAGGTCTCGGTGGTCACCTCGACCGAGGTGTGGGCGAGCGTCGTCCGGGCCGTGGGCGGCGACCTGGTGTCGGTGCGGTCGATCATCAGCGGCAGCACCGGCGACCCGCACGGCTACGAGGCCAAGCCCGCCGACGCGGCGGCCTTCAAAGACGCCAAGCTCGCCCTCTCCAACGGCGGCGGCTACGACGACTTCTTCGCCGGCCTGGCGAGCAACGCGGGCGGCGACCTGCGCAAGATCGTCGCGGTCGAGTTGCAGCACAAGGACGAGCACGCGCCCTCGGAGACCCAGCCCGCTGAAACCAAGCCCGCCGAGACCAAGCCCGTTGAGACCAAGTCCGCCGAGGGCGAGCACGACCACGCCAACGAGCACGTCTGGTACGACTTCGAGACCGTCCACGGGGTCGCGGAGAAGCTCGCAGCGGAACTGGGCGCCATCGCGCCGGAACACAAGGACAAGTTCACCGCGAACGCCACCGCCTTCGGCGGCAAGCTCGAGGAACTCGAGAAGAAGGCCGAGGCCATCGGCGCGGCCAAGCCCGGCACGAAGGTCGCCGCCACCGAGCCCGTCGCCGGGCTGCTGCTGGCGCACGCGGGCCTGACCGACGCCACGCCCGAGGCCTTCGTCGAGGCCGTCGAGGAGGAGACCGACCCGCCGGCCGCCGCCATCGCGGAGACCGAGGCACTGGTCACCGGCAAGCAGGTCGCCGCGCTGATCTACAACGAGCAGACCGAGACCCCGGTGACCAAGTCCATCAAGGACAAGGCCACGGCCGCCGGAATTCCGATCGTGACCATGACCGAGAGCCTCCCCGAGGGTGTCACCGACTACCTTGACTGGATGACGAAGCAGGTCGACTCACTCGCGGGAGCCCTGGCGAAGGCATGA
- a CDS encoding metal ABC transporter ATP-binding protein — translation MSGARLSYGDRVLWDGLDLDVRPGEFIAVLGPNGSGKTSLMRVLLGLQKLSSGTVRVAGAAPGKGNRRIGYIPQQRALDPTLALRGRDLIGLGLDGHRWGIGFAGRGERARKVDHALAEVGATAFGDRPVGLLSGGEQQRLRVAQALVNDPRVLLCDEPLLSLDLANQAAVSKLIDERRRAAGTAVLFVTHEINPILPLVDRVLYLVEGRFRVGSPEEVMTSRTLTELYGTKVEVVRVGGQIHVIGAHSDLCEDTPHHHAEH, via the coding sequence ATGTCCGGGGCACGGCTGTCCTATGGCGACCGCGTGCTGTGGGACGGCCTGGACCTCGACGTGCGACCCGGCGAGTTCATCGCCGTCCTGGGCCCCAACGGGTCCGGGAAGACCAGTCTCATGCGGGTCCTGCTCGGGCTGCAGAAACTCTCCAGCGGAACCGTCCGGGTCGCGGGCGCCGCGCCCGGCAAGGGCAACCGGCGCATCGGCTACATCCCGCAGCAGCGCGCGCTCGACCCGACGCTCGCGCTGCGCGGACGCGACCTGATCGGCCTGGGTCTCGACGGCCACCGCTGGGGCATCGGCTTCGCGGGCCGCGGCGAGCGCGCCCGCAAGGTCGACCATGCGCTGGCCGAGGTCGGGGCCACCGCGTTCGGCGACCGGCCGGTCGGGCTCCTCTCCGGCGGTGAGCAGCAGCGGCTGCGCGTCGCCCAGGCGCTGGTCAACGACCCGCGGGTGCTGCTCTGCGATGAGCCACTCCTGTCGCTCGACCTCGCGAACCAGGCAGCCGTCAGCAAGCTGATCGACGAGCGCAGGCGGGCCGCGGGCACCGCGGTGCTGTTCGTGACCCACGAGATCAACCCGATCCTGCCCCTGGTCGACCGAGTGCTGTACCTCGTCGAGGGCCGCTTCCGGGTCGGCTCGCCCGAGGAGGTCATGACCTCTCGGACGCTCACCGAGCTCTACGGCACCAAGGTCGAGGTCGTGCGCGTCGGTGGCCAGATCCACGTCATCGGCGCCCACAGCGACCTGTGCGAGGACACCCCGCACCACCACGCGGAGCACTGA
- a CDS encoding metal ABC transporter permease: MDKFFDFGLTAELLRYDFVVAALFAALVLGLLAGVLGPLIVSRNMAFSVHGTSELALTGGAAALLLGWDTGGGALAGAIVAALVLGLLSRRSSDYDSVIGVVLAFGLGLGVLMLWLYKGRSSNKFGLLTGQIVGQDFASLTLLIGCAVGVFAVLAVIYRPLLFASVDPAVAQARGVPTTMLALVFAVLVGVATALGVRTVGSLLVLALMVTPAAAACRVTASPLRATLLSVLFAVVSAVGGIVLSLAPGAPVSAFVTAISFLIYLVCWGISRSRRQLAQ; this comes from the coding sequence ATGGACAAGTTCTTCGACTTCGGGCTGACCGCCGAGCTGCTCCGCTACGACTTCGTCGTCGCCGCCCTGTTCGCCGCGCTCGTGCTCGGCCTGCTCGCCGGGGTGCTCGGTCCGCTGATCGTCAGCCGGAACATGGCGTTCTCCGTGCACGGCACCAGCGAACTCGCCCTGACCGGCGGCGCGGCCGCCCTGCTGCTCGGCTGGGACACCGGCGGCGGCGCGCTGGCCGGGGCCATCGTCGCCGCGCTGGTCCTGGGTCTGCTGTCGCGCCGCAGTTCCGACTACGACTCGGTGATCGGGGTCGTGCTCGCCTTCGGGCTCGGCCTCGGCGTGCTGATGCTGTGGCTCTACAAGGGACGGTCGTCGAACAAGTTCGGGCTGCTCACCGGTCAGATCGTCGGCCAGGACTTCGCCAGCCTCACGCTGCTGATCGGCTGCGCGGTCGGGGTGTTCGCGGTGCTCGCGGTGATCTACCGGCCGCTCCTGTTCGCGAGCGTCGACCCGGCTGTCGCCCAGGCTCGCGGGGTGCCGACGACGATGCTGGCGCTGGTGTTCGCGGTGCTGGTCGGTGTCGCCACCGCGCTGGGTGTTCGTACCGTGGGGTCGCTGCTGGTGTTGGCGCTGATGGTCACGCCCGCGGCCGCGGCGTGTCGGGTGACGGCCAGTCCGCTGCGGGCGACGCTGCTTTCGGTGCTGTTCGCTGTCGTCTCGGCCGTTGGCGGGATTGTGCTTTCGCTGGCACCGGGGGCTCCGGTGAGCGCGTTCGTCACGGCGATCTCGTTCTTGATCTACCTGGTCTGCTGGGGAATCAGCCGCTCGCGCCGCCAGCTAGCCCAGTAG
- a CDS encoding alpha/beta fold hydrolase, with protein sequence MLVEFGGAGQPILLLHGLMGRASTWWPVARWLTAYGRVVGLDARSHGRNPHRGGHWRTPDFVGDVADVLSQLGPSVVIGHSMGGLHALGAAAEHPELVRAVVVEDMAVDLRGRTADGWRAMFDAWPTPFPSLGHVHEFFGALGPYFAECVEERDGGYRLIASIDDLFEIAGEWGEHDYWDFVERVRCPLLAIEAEHSMMPPGQQAEIAKRADGRHLIVEGAGHVVHNDAPDIYRGAVEAFLSEVLSR encoded by the coding sequence ATGCTGGTCGAGTTCGGTGGTGCGGGTCAGCCGATTCTGCTGCTGCACGGTCTGATGGGCCGGGCGAGCACGTGGTGGCCGGTGGCGCGGTGGCTGACCGCGTACGGCCGGGTCGTGGGCCTCGACGCCCGCAGCCACGGGCGCAACCCACACCGCGGCGGCCACTGGCGCACGCCCGATTTCGTCGGCGATGTCGCCGATGTCCTTTCCCAACTCGGTCCGTCTGTCGTGATCGGACACTCCATGGGCGGCCTGCACGCCCTCGGGGCCGCCGCCGAGCACCCCGAGCTCGTGCGCGCGGTCGTCGTCGAGGACATGGCCGTCGATCTGCGCGGCCGCACCGCCGACGGCTGGCGGGCGATGTTCGACGCGTGGCCGACGCCGTTCCCGTCGCTGGGGCACGTGCACGAGTTCTTCGGCGCTCTGGGGCCGTATTTCGCGGAGTGCGTGGAGGAACGCGATGGCGGCTATCGGCTCATCGCGTCGATCGACGACCTGTTCGAGATCGCGGGCGAGTGGGGCGAGCACGACTACTGGGACTTCGTCGAGCGGGTGCGGTGCCCGCTGCTGGCCATCGAGGCGGAGCACTCGATGATGCCGCCCGGCCAGCAGGCGGAGATCGCCAAGCGCGCCGACGGCAGGCACCTGATCGTCGAAGGCGCGGGCCACGTCGTCCACAACGACGCCCCGGACATATACCGGGGAGCCGTAGAGGCTTTCCTGTCCGAAGTCCTGAGCCGCTGA
- a CDS encoding HhH-GPD family protein — MDVQAVVDWFDANARDLAWRAPGTTGWGVLVSEIMLQQTPVARVEPIWLTWMARWPVPSALAAESQGEVVRAWGKLGYPRRALRLHAAAGVIAADHGDVVPADVDTLLALPGIGAYTARAVAAFAYGLRAPVVDTNVRRVVARSVHGAGEAGPPSTTRDLADVDALLPADHATAARASAALMELGAVVCTARSPRCVDCPVLSTCAWQRAGRPAYTGPSKAPQRFAGTDRQVRGLLLDVLRGSAEPAAKSRLDLVWADSGQRDRCLDSLLVDGLVEQTADGLFALPGEH, encoded by the coding sequence ATGGACGTCCAAGCCGTAGTCGACTGGTTCGACGCCAACGCCCGCGATCTCGCCTGGCGCGCCCCCGGCACCACCGGGTGGGGCGTGCTGGTCAGCGAGATCATGCTGCAGCAGACCCCCGTGGCCAGGGTCGAGCCGATCTGGCTGACCTGGATGGCCCGCTGGCCCGTGCCCTCCGCGCTCGCCGCGGAGAGCCAGGGCGAGGTGGTCCGTGCCTGGGGCAAGCTCGGCTACCCCCGCCGTGCGCTGCGGCTGCACGCGGCCGCGGGAGTGATCGCGGCGGACCACGGCGACGTGGTGCCCGCCGACGTGGACACCCTGCTCGCGCTGCCCGGCATCGGCGCCTACACCGCCCGCGCGGTGGCCGCGTTCGCCTACGGCCTGCGCGCGCCGGTGGTCGACACCAACGTCCGCCGGGTCGTCGCCCGGTCGGTTCACGGCGCGGGTGAGGCGGGGCCGCCGTCGACGACCCGGGACCTGGCCGACGTCGACGCCCTGCTGCCCGCCGACCACGCCACGGCGGCGCGCGCGTCGGCCGCGTTGATGGAACTGGGCGCCGTCGTCTGCACGGCCCGTTCACCCCGCTGTGTGGATTGTCCGGTGCTGTCCACCTGCGCCTGGCAGCGGGCGGGCCGCCCGGCCTACACCGGCCCTTCCAAGGCTCCGCAACGGTTCGCGGGCACCGACCGGCAGGTGCGGGGGCTGCTCCTCGACGTGCTGCGGGGGTCGGCCGAGCCCGCCGCCAAGTCGCGCTTGGACCTGGTTTGGGCTGACAGTGGTCAACGAGACCGGTGCCTCGACTCGCTGTTGGTCGACGGCCTGGTCGAGCAGACCGCTGATGGACTGTTCGCGCTACCCGGCGAACATTGA
- a CDS encoding peptidoglycan recognition protein family protein, translating into MALTRRDLIRTGATLGLTGSALSVTTFTAAAETNPKVWTTAEWAARPPKESIEVLKRTPAYIVVHHTATKNSEDLSKEQAFKLSRAIQNYHMDSRGWIDTGQQFTNSRGGHLTEGRHRSLEIVRDGAHHVRGAHVANRNSEVIGIENEGTYTTVDMPPAQWNALVDLVTFIARQYKIKPSEICGHRDFANTQCPGDLLYKRLPELRKVVGERLAVPVTQPKSWPLLRPGDTGPRVLAAQHLLRDRGERDVPTDGVFGSSTFAAMSRFARSAGLPDEPCYATAVADESGLIGAAAWPLLIRQVDPHGDSDAAKAARALSAGGTVVETQDWRMLLEG; encoded by the coding sequence TTGGCACTCACCCGCCGCGACCTGATCCGAACCGGTGCGACCCTGGGACTGACCGGTTCCGCCCTGTCCGTGACCACGTTCACCGCCGCCGCCGAAACCAACCCGAAGGTCTGGACGACCGCCGAATGGGCGGCCCGCCCGCCGAAAGAGTCGATCGAGGTACTCAAGCGGACACCCGCGTACATCGTCGTGCACCACACGGCGACGAAGAACAGCGAGGACCTGAGCAAGGAGCAGGCTTTCAAGCTGTCGCGGGCGATCCAGAACTACCACATGGACAGTCGCGGGTGGATCGACACCGGCCAGCAGTTCACCAACAGCCGGGGCGGGCACCTGACCGAGGGGCGGCACCGCAGCCTCGAGATCGTCCGCGACGGCGCGCACCACGTCCGGGGCGCCCATGTGGCCAACCGCAACAGCGAGGTCATCGGCATCGAGAACGAGGGCACCTACACCACCGTCGACATGCCTCCGGCGCAGTGGAACGCGCTGGTCGACCTGGTCACCTTCATCGCCCGGCAGTACAAGATCAAGCCGTCCGAGATCTGTGGACACCGCGATTTCGCCAACACCCAGTGCCCCGGCGACTTGCTTTATAAGCGGCTGCCGGAACTGCGCAAGGTCGTCGGCGAACGGCTCGCGGTGCCGGTCACCCAGCCCAAGAGCTGGCCGCTGCTGCGACCTGGTGACACGGGGCCTCGCGTGCTGGCCGCCCAACACCTGCTGCGGGACCGAGGTGAGCGCGACGTCCCGACAGACGGCGTCTTCGGCTCGTCGACGTTCGCCGCGATGAGCCGCTTCGCGCGAAGCGCCGGGTTGCCCGACGAGCCCTGCTACGCCACCGCGGTCGCCGACGAGAGCGGCCTGATCGGCGCCGCCGCGTGGCCGCTGCTGATCCGGCAGGTCGACCCGCATGGCGACAGCGACGCGGCGAAGGCGGCCCGTGCGCTGTCGGCGGGTGGGACGGTCGTCGAGACGCAGGACTGGCGGATGCTGCTCGAGGGGTAG
- a CDS encoding beta-class carbonic anhydrase produces the protein MAAIDDLLQRHLDGPDHGAPNILTPVPSLHLAVVTCMDARIKVFDVFGLKHGEVHILRNAGGIVTDDMIRSLSISQRRLQTKEVIVMQHTLCGLMTITEDEFKDELEQDTGLRPPWAVESFREVKDSVRQSVERVRRSPFLLHRDAVRGFVYDVNNAALTEVD, from the coding sequence ATGGCCGCCATCGACGACCTGCTCCAGCGCCATCTGGATGGGCCCGATCACGGTGCCCCGAACATCCTCACGCCCGTGCCCAGCCTGCACCTGGCGGTCGTGACCTGCATGGACGCTCGGATCAAGGTGTTCGACGTCTTCGGGCTCAAGCACGGCGAGGTCCACATCCTGCGCAACGCAGGCGGAATCGTCACCGACGACATGATCCGGTCGCTGTCGATCAGCCAGCGCAGGCTCCAGACCAAGGAGGTGATCGTCATGCAGCACACCCTCTGTGGCCTGATGACGATCACCGAGGACGAGTTCAAAGATGAACTCGAACAGGACACCGGCCTCCGCCCGCCCTGGGCTGTCGAGTCGTTCCGTGAGGTCAAGGACAGCGTGCGCCAGTCCGTCGAGCGGGTCCGCCGCAGCCCCTTCCTGCTCCACCGGGACGCGGTGCGCGGCTTCGTCTACGACGTCAACAACGCCGCCCTCACCGAGGTCGACTAA
- a CDS encoding M1 family metallopeptidase, with protein MYSVVRVCCVLLAAVAFTACTNAPEPSSPAPSSPLGSAQVAPPSADGIGDPYYPNDGNGGYDVEGYAVSLSYDPATKVLDGDTVVTSTASDALSTFNLDLIGFEVSAVEVDGKQAKFEREGKHELVITPAAEVAKGAKFATRVRYKGEPQPSEDKGLGAGGWQISQSGGAFAAGEPHAASHWFPVNDHPSDKATFRLSARVPDGWSVVSNGREEPPVAAGGWTTYTWVEPTRLATYLTTIGIDKWTFERSTLASGTPVVNAYAPGTEDKKAVQARMPEVLDFLSAKFGAYPQSAAGGIYLNENIGFSLETQGRPVYAKWAELEVVVHEQAHQWFGNAVSVKTWADICLNECFASYAQWMWAEAKEQANLDERYRTQVARNHDRERYWNRKLYDMGAGNEFTAVYDKGQLALHALRRQIGDPAFDRLLKDWIAKHKDSNASWPEFEKLAGEIAGQDLTAFFYAWFRSASEPADEFLYPGSLRK; from the coding sequence ATGTACTCGGTTGTCCGCGTGTGCTGCGTTCTGCTCGCGGCGGTGGCCTTCACCGCCTGCACGAACGCGCCCGAACCGAGTTCGCCCGCGCCGTCGTCGCCGCTCGGCTCAGCCCAGGTCGCGCCGCCATCGGCCGACGGGATCGGTGACCCGTACTACCCGAACGACGGCAACGGCGGCTACGACGTCGAGGGGTACGCGGTCTCCCTGAGCTACGACCCGGCGACGAAGGTGCTCGACGGCGACACGGTGGTCACCTCGACCGCGTCGGACGCGCTGTCGACGTTCAACCTGGACCTGATCGGGTTCGAGGTGTCGGCGGTCGAGGTCGACGGCAAGCAGGCCAAGTTCGAGCGCGAGGGCAAGCACGAACTGGTGATCACCCCGGCGGCCGAGGTCGCCAAGGGCGCGAAGTTCGCCACCCGGGTCCGCTACAAGGGCGAGCCGCAGCCGAGTGAGGACAAGGGCCTCGGCGCGGGCGGCTGGCAGATCTCCCAGTCCGGCGGCGCGTTCGCGGCCGGTGAGCCGCACGCGGCGAGCCACTGGTTCCCGGTCAATGACCACCCGAGCGACAAGGCCACGTTCCGGCTGTCCGCGCGCGTGCCGGACGGGTGGAGCGTGGTCTCCAACGGCCGGGAGGAGCCCCCGGTCGCCGCGGGCGGCTGGACGACCTACACGTGGGTCGAGCCGACCCGGCTGGCCACGTACCTGACCACGATCGGCATCGACAAGTGGACCTTCGAGCGGTCCACGCTGGCGAGCGGGACACCGGTGGTCAACGCGTACGCGCCCGGGACCGAGGACAAGAAGGCCGTCCAGGCGCGGATGCCCGAGGTCCTGGACTTCCTGAGCGCCAAGTTCGGCGCGTACCCGCAGAGCGCGGCGGGCGGGATCTACCTCAACGAGAACATCGGCTTCTCGCTGGAAACCCAGGGCAGGCCCGTCTACGCGAAGTGGGCGGAGCTGGAGGTCGTGGTCCACGAGCAGGCCCACCAGTGGTTCGGCAACGCCGTGTCGGTGAAGACGTGGGCCGATATCTGCCTCAACGAGTGCTTCGCCTCGTACGCGCAGTGGATGTGGGCGGAGGCCAAGGAGCAGGCGAACCTCGACGAGCGGTACCGCACGCAGGTCGCGCGCAACCACGACCGTGAGCGCTACTGGAACCGCAAGCTCTACGACATGGGCGCGGGCAACGAGTTCACCGCCGTCTACGACAAGGGCCAGCTCGCGCTGCACGCGCTGCGCAGGCAGATCGGCGACCCGGCGTTCGACCGGCTGCTCAAGGACTGGATCGCCAAGCACAAGGACAGCAACGCCAGCTGGCCGGAGTTCGAGAAGCTGGCGGGCGAAATCGCGGGCCAGGACCTGACGGCCTTCTTCTACGCCTGGTTCCGTTCCGCAAGCGAGCCCGCCGACGAGTTCCTCTACCCGGGCAGCCTGCGCAAGTAG
- a CDS encoding LacI family DNA-binding transcriptional regulator: MARSMHVRRPATLASLAAELGVSRTTVSNAYNRPDQLSPELRRRVLETARRLGYPGPDPVARSLRTRKAGAVGLLLTENLSYAFRDPAALGFLEGLALACEGAGQGLHLVPVNPEREDVAAVHRAGVDGFVVYSVPDDDPHLAAVLSRPVPTVVADQPTVDGVDRVGIDDRGAIMGLAQQLITLGHRKVGVICMRLARDRNDGFAPVERQKSAHFHVQRTRLAGLSEAFSKVGVDWNRVPVVERFDHSTASGASAAAQLLDADRDVTALICTSDILALGALTEAKRRGLRVPQDLTITGFDGIAEGERLGLTTVRQPVLEKGKAAGKLLLASPDPTRPREITLPTELIMGTTSAAPRNTEERWFGP; this comes from the coding sequence ATGGCGCGGTCTATGCATGTGCGACGACCAGCGACGCTGGCGTCGCTGGCAGCGGAACTCGGGGTGTCCCGCACCACGGTGTCCAATGCCTACAACCGGCCCGATCAGCTCTCCCCAGAGCTGCGGCGCCGAGTCCTGGAGACCGCTCGGCGGCTCGGATACCCCGGGCCCGACCCAGTGGCCCGGTCCCTGCGGACCCGCAAGGCGGGCGCCGTGGGACTCCTGCTCACCGAGAACCTCTCCTATGCCTTCCGCGACCCCGCGGCGCTGGGCTTCCTGGAGGGCCTGGCCTTGGCCTGCGAGGGCGCGGGCCAAGGGCTGCACCTCGTCCCGGTCAACCCGGAACGCGAGGACGTCGCGGCCGTGCACCGCGCGGGCGTCGACGGCTTCGTGGTCTATTCGGTGCCGGACGACGACCCGCACCTGGCGGCGGTCCTGTCCCGGCCGGTGCCCACCGTCGTGGCCGACCAGCCCACGGTGGACGGCGTCGACCGCGTCGGCATCGACGACCGTGGCGCGATCATGGGCCTGGCCCAGCAGCTGATCACCCTCGGCCACCGCAAGGTCGGCGTGATCTGCATGCGCCTGGCCCGCGACCGCAACGACGGCTTCGCCCCGGTCGAGCGGCAGAAGTCCGCGCACTTCCACGTCCAGCGCACGCGCCTGGCAGGCCTGTCCGAGGCGTTCAGCAAGGTCGGCGTCGACTGGAACCGCGTCCCCGTCGTCGAACGCTTCGACCACAGCACCGCCAGCGGCGCCTCGGCCGCGGCGCAGCTGCTCGACGCCGACCGCGACGTCACGGCCCTGATCTGCACCTCCGACATCCTGGCCCTCGGCGCCCTGACCGAGGCCAAGCGGCGCGGGCTGCGGGTGCCGCAGGACCTGACGATCACCGGCTTCGACGGCATCGCCGAAGGCGAGCGGCTCGGCCTGACGACCGTCCGGCAGCCGGTGCTGGAGAAGGGCAAGGCCGCCGGGAAGCTGCTGCTGGCCTCCCCCGACCCGACCCGGCCGCGGGAGATCACCCTCCCGACCGAGCTGATCATGGGCACGACGTCGGCCGCGCCGCGCAACACCGAGGAGCGCTGGTTCGGCCCCTGA
- a CDS encoding 2'-5' RNA ligase family protein gives MAQGVVLTFDPKADGQVRDLWAKLDAAGLPTERKFPPHLTLAMATDIPARTRAALKSDLRMLAVPNIGLEALSTFSSTENVLMLAAVTDGELLAVHSAVHDVLAGRVRNPSAYYLPGAWMAHCTLAQGVTREQMVAGFDALFPVTPIRVRARQIAVLDTTNDEIDVLVDL, from the coding sequence ATGGCGCAGGGTGTCGTGTTGACGTTCGATCCGAAGGCCGACGGCCAGGTCCGGGACCTGTGGGCGAAGCTGGACGCGGCCGGGCTGCCGACCGAGCGGAAGTTTCCGCCGCACCTGACGCTGGCGATGGCCACGGACATCCCGGCTCGCACCCGCGCCGCCCTGAAGAGTGATCTTCGGATGCTGGCCGTGCCCAACATCGGGCTCGAAGCGCTGTCGACGTTCTCCTCGACGGAGAACGTCCTGATGCTCGCCGCGGTGACCGACGGCGAGCTGCTGGCGGTGCACTCGGCGGTGCACGACGTGCTCGCCGGCCGGGTCCGCAACCCGAGCGCCTACTACCTGCCGGGCGCGTGGATGGCGCACTGCACCCTGGCCCAAGGCGTCACGCGGGAGCAGATGGTCGCGGGGTTCGACGCCCTGTTCCCGGTCACGCCGATCCGGGTGCGCGCCCGGCAGATCGCGGTACTGGACACCACGAACGACGAGATCGACGTCTTGGTCGACCTCTAA